The genomic stretch TCCGCGCTACAACATCGCCTACATACGGTTTCGAGAGAAAAAGGGGCAGGTAGAAACGATCCAAGTCAGCAACGAACTAAACGTGGACCTGGCTCCTGATGGTGCCGTTTATGGTATTGAGCTACTGAACGCCAATGAGCAGTTACGACGGGAAGACATGGGGAGAGTGCTGATTATAAATGAAGCCACCGGAGACCAGGCTGAACTGCCCTTAGCCATCGACTAGTT from Candidatus Neomarinimicrobiota bacterium encodes the following:
- a CDS encoding DUF2283 domain-containing protein; its protein translation is MRFTYDPRYNIAYIRFREKKGQVETIQVSNELNVDLAPDGAVYGIELLNANEQLRREDMGRVLIINEATGDQAELPLAID